Proteins from one Sabethes cyaneus chromosome 2, idSabCyanKW18_F2, whole genome shotgun sequence genomic window:
- the LOC128733579 gene encoding proteasome subunit beta type-7-like — translation MTTDIARDLEAPGFSFENCRRNAQLAKQGFVAPKAVKTGTTICGIIYKDGVILGADTRATEGPIVADKNCEKIHYLAKNMYCCGAGTAADTEMTTQMIASNLELHRLNTGRTVPVVAANTMLKQFLFRYQGYISAALVLGGVDNTGSYIYCIYPHGSTDKLPYATMGSGSLAAMSVFESRWKPEMEEEEGKKLVRDAIAAGVFNDLGSGSNIDLCVIRKDGAQYLRTYEEANKKGTRTLGYDYKPGTTAVLQSKCFKIDVTEEAVRALIPVGGVESMDTA, via the exons ATGACAACGGATATCGCTCGTGATTTGGAAGCTCCCGGTTTCAGCTTTGAAAATTGCCGCAG AAATGCTCAATTGGCTAAGCAGGGATTTGTTGCACCCAAGGCAGTCAAAACCGGAACTACCATTTGCGGAATAATTTATAAAGATGGTGTTATTCTCGGTGCCGATACCCGTGCCACGGAAGGACCAATTGTTGCGGATAAAAACTGCGAGAAAATACATTACCTCGCAAAAAACATGTACTGTTGCGGTGCCGGAACAGCGGCCGATACGGAAATGACTACGCAAATGATCGCTTCTAATCTAGAGCTACATCGATTGAATACTGGCCGGACTGTCCCTGTGGTAGCTGCGAATACAATGCTGAAGCAGTTTTTGTTCCGTTACCAGGGTTACATCAGCGCCGCATTGGTTCTAGGTGGTGTGGACAACACCGGGTCCTACATTTATTGTATCTATCCTCACGGTTCCACTGATAAATTACCGTACGCAACAATGGGATCTGGCAGTTTGGCCGCAATGTCTGTATTTGAATCCCGCTGGAAGCCGGAAATGGAGGAAGAAGAGGGTAAGAAGTTGGTACGGGATGCAATTGCTGCTGGTGTTTTCAACGATTTGGGCTCCGGTTCGAATATTGATCTCTGCGTGATTCGCAAGGATGGAGCGCAGTATCTGCGAACCTACGAAGAAGCCAATAAGAAAGGAACTCGTACGCTGGGCTACGATTACAAGCCAGGGACCACGGCCGTCCTTCAGAGCAAGTGCTTCAAAATCGACGTTACGGAAGAGGCTGTGCGCGCACTGATCCCAGTAGGTGGTGTGGAAAGCATGGACACGGCATAA
- the LOC128733578 gene encoding ATP-dependent RNA helicase abstrakt — protein MSVELPPVKRYRREEKESDDSDQEDDDKFEPYIPVKQRKKQHLLKLGRIVQLTAEASNVGKSSSENEHDDEGAEEAWGRKFNISLLDQHTELKKIAEAKKISAVEKQLKEEEKILESVAEKKALMGVAELAKGIQYEDPIKTSWKAPRYILARADASHERVRERLRILVEGENVPPPICSFREMKFPKPILAALERRNIRKPSPIQVQGIPAVLSGRDLIGIAFTGSGKTLVFVLPVIMFSLEQEMRLPFICKEGPYGLIICPSRELAKQTHDIIQYYCQHLQTAGMPVIRSALAIGGVPVNDSLAVIQLGCHIMVATPGRLMDMLDKKLVKLDVCRYLCMDEADRMIDMGFEEDVRTIFSYFKGQRQTLLFSATMPKKIQNFAKSALVKPVTINVGRAGAASMNVTQDIEYVKQEAKVVYLLDCLQKTPPPVLIFAEKKQDVDAIHEYLLLKGVEAVAIHGGKDQEERYRSVEGFRNQEKDVLVATDVASKGLDFPDVQHVINYDMPDDIENYVHRIGRTGRSGSKGLATTFINKATEQYVLLDLKHLLIEAKQKVPPFLAELCSETEKYADLGDGCSYCGGLGHRITECPKLEAIQSKQASNIGRRDYLSNTAADY, from the exons ATGTCTGTAGAGTTACCTCCGGTAAAGCGATATCGCCGTGAAGAGAAAGAATCCGACGACAGTGACCAAGAGGACGACGACAAATTTGAGCCGTACATTCCGGTTAAGCAACGAAAAAAACAGCACTTGCTAAAATTAGGTCGAATCGTTCAGCTGACGGCTGAGGCTTCCAACGTTGGCAAATCTTCCAGCGAAAACGAGCATGACGACGAAGGTGCTGAGGAGGCTTGGGGTCGTAAATTTAATATTAGTCTGCTGGATCAACATACGGAGCTGAAGAAAATCGCGGAAGCTAAAAAGATTAGTGCTGTTGAAAAGCAGTTGAAAGAG GAAGAAAAAATTCTCGAAAGTGTCGCGGAAAAGAAAGCTCTTATGGGTGTAGCTGAGTTGGCGAAAGGTATCCAGTATGAGGATCCAATAAAGACCAGTTGGAAAGCACCAAGGTATATACTGGCGCGTGCGGATGCGTCTCATGAGCGAGTGCGTGAGCGCTTGCGGATCTTGGTTGAAGGAGAAAACGTTCCACCCCCGATTTGCTCTTTTCGAGAAATGAAATTTCCCAAACCCATTCTTGCTGCACTGGAGAGGCGAAACATCAGGAAACCTTCCCCGATACAGGTTCAAGGTATACCAGCGGTACTTTCCGGAAGAGATTTAATCGGTATTGCATTTACTGGCTCGGGCAAAACGCTTGTTTTTGTACTGCCCGTTATAATGTTTTCGCTAGAGCAAGAAATGAGACTGCCGTTTATCTGCAAAGAAGGCCCGTATGGACTGATAATTTGTCCTTCTCGGGAATTAGCAAAACAAACACATGATATCATACAATACTATTGTCAGCATTTGCAAACGGCTGGAATGCCTGTAATTCGGTCAGCATTGGCTATTGGAGGGGTGCCCGTTAACGATTCTCTTGCGGTTATTCAGTTGGGCTGTCATATAATGGTTGCAACTCCTGGACGCCTGATGGACATGCTGGATAAGAAATTGGTTAAATTAGACGTTTGTCGATATCTGTGCATGGATGAAGCTGATCGTATGATTGACATGGGCTTCGAGGAAGATGTCCGTACGATATTTTCGTACTTTAAAGGTCAGCGGCAAACTTTACTGTTTTCAGCTACTATGCCGAAAAAAATTCAGAACTTTGCTAAATCGGCGTTGGTAAAGCCGGTAACAATAAACGTCGGTCGTGCTGGGGCGGCTTCAATGAACGTGACACAAGACATAGAGTATGTGAAACAGGAGGCAAAAGTCGTTTATCTCCTGGATTGTCTTCAGAAAACGCCTCCGCCAGTACTGATCTTTGCCGAAAAGAAACAGGATGTCGATGCCATTCATGAGTATTTGTTATTGAAGGGTGTAGAAGCCGTAGCAATTCATGGTGGTAAAGACCAGGAGGAACGTTATCGGTCTGTGGAAGGTTTTAGAAATCAAGAAAAGGATGTGCTCGTGGCAACGGACGTTGCTTCCAAGGGTCTCGATTTTCCCGATGTGCAGCACGTCATCAATTACGACATGCCAGATGATATCGAAAACTACGTCCACAGGATAGGTCGTACTGGACGATCCGGTTCGAAAGGGCTAGCCACTACGTTTATCAACAAGGCCACCGAGCAGTATGTGCTGCTCGATCTGAAACATTTGCTGATTGAAGCGAAACAGAAAGTGCCTCCTTTCCTGGCCGAGCTTTGTTCAGAAACCGAGAAGTATGCCGATCTGGGTGACGGTTGCAGCTATTGTGGTGGTCTTGGTCACAGAATTACCGAGTGTCCCAAGTTGGAGGCGATACAGAGTAAGCAGGCATCGAATATTGGACGGCGGGATTATTTGTCCAATACAGCAGCCGATtattaa